The Impatiens glandulifera chromosome 3, dImpGla2.1, whole genome shotgun sequence genome contains a region encoding:
- the LOC124930207 gene encoding alkane hydroxylase MAH1-like: protein MNPSLGYFEITTTLLFILVIANFFRINRKSFNTLVPFEWPIIGMLPAVIAGINRVHDRFVEVHTTVGPTFILKPPLFSNMSILSSVDPMDMHYIMSTNMQNFPKAPLFSKMFDFMGKAWFNCDGDEWKIQRRVVQALLTNNRFNRFLAKTSAHKIEKGLIPVLDNAANDGSLLDLQDLFNRLIFDTSCKIITGYDSCSLSVELPEIPFSKAIDEAEGAVLLRHAMPETIWKILRWMNVGSEKTLKHAWAILDMEIGKFISMKREELAKEMYDPIKLIRGSEQKAEGADFLSLYLHANGQMYTSIKIDDKFLRDSILNYMLASRDTTSSSLTWFIWLVMTYPKILNQIREELRSVLPSKESEKQYIFKSEEVNNLTYLHACISESLRLYPPVPFQLRVPEKPDILPSGVRVNQDDKIIMSIYAMARMKSIWGEDCSEFKPERWITEKGSIKHEPSYKYPVFNDGPRNCLGKEMAFTQTKMVAATIIHNYNLKMVEGHVVEKNCSIILYMKHGLKVKVSKRWT from the coding sequence ATGAACCCTTCTCTAGGATACTTTGAGATTACAACAACCCTCTTGTTTATCTTGGTTATTGCTAATTTCTTCCGAATCAACCGCAAGTCATTCAACACGCTAGTTCCCTTTGAATGGCCAATCATCGGAATGCTTCCCGCAGTCATCGCTGGCATCAACCGTGTCCACGACCGTTTTGTCGAAGTTCACACAACCGTCGGACCCACATTCATCTTAAAACCCCCCTTGTTCTCGAATATGAGCATATTGTCGAGTGTGGATCCGATGGACATGCATTACATAATGAGCACGAACATGCAAAACTTCCCTAAGGCGCCTCTCTTCTCCAAAATGTTTGATTTCATGGGAAAAGCTTGGTTCAATTGCGACGGCGATGAGTGGAAGATACAAAGACGGGTGGTCCAAGCGCTTCTCACCAATAACCGCTTCAACCGGTTCTTGGCAAAGACTAGTGCACATAAGATCGAAAAAGGGTTGATACCCGTTCTTGATAACGCTGCTAATGATGGGTCGCTCCTTGACTTACAAGACTTGTTCAACCGGTTGATATTTGACACGTCTTGTAAGATTATAACGGGATACGATTCATGTAGCCTCTCCGTTGAGTTACCGGAGATACCATTCTCGAAGGCAATAGATGAGGCGGAAGGGGCAGTTTTGTTACGTCATGCCATGCCTGAGACAATTTGGAAGATTTTGAGATGGATGAATGTTGGATCAGAAAAAACTCTTAAACATGCATGGGCCATCCTGGATATGGAGATCGGAAAATTCATATCCATGAAAAGGGAAGAACTCGCTAAGGAGATGTACGACCCGATTAAATTGATCAGAGGGTCAGAACAAAAAGCAGAAGGTGCTGACTTTTTGTCGTTGTACTTACACGCAAACGGTCAAATGTACACGTCGATAAAGATCGATGACAAATTCTTAAGAGACAGTATTCTGAACTACATGTTAGCCAGTCGAGACACCACAAGCTCTTCTCTAACCTGGTTCATCTGGTTGGTAATGACTTACCCAAAAATCCTAAACCAGATTAGAGAAGAGCTCAGGTCGGTCTTACCTTCAAAGGAATCAGAAAAACAATACATATTCAAATCCGAAGAAGTCAACAATCTTACATATCTCCATGCATGCATCAGCGAGAGTTTAAGACTCTATCCACCTGTGCCGTTCCAGCTTAGAGTACCTGAAAAGCCAGACATACTTCCTAGTGGAGTTCGCGTAAATCAAGATGATAAAATCATCATGTCGATTTACGCAATGGCGAGAATGAAGTCTATATGGGGGGAGGATTGTTCCGAGTTCAAGCCTGAAAGGTGGATAACGGAAAAAGGAAGTATTAAACATGAGCCTTCATATAAATACCCAGTGTTTAATGATGGGCCGAGGAATTGCCTCGGGAAGGAGATGGCGTTTACTCAGACGAAGATGGTGGCAGcaacaataattcataattacAATTTGAAGATGGTGGAAGGACATGTTGTGGAAAAGAACTGTTCCATTATATTGTATATGAAGCATGGCCTCAAGGTGAAGGTTTCCAAAAGATGGACCTAG